cGTTCTTCTGCACTCAAGATCAGTGAGCAACAAAAGCAATGGACGTTTATTGTACCATAGTTGTTGTTGTGATACGTAACCTTCGAATTGAAAtcacatttgaatttatttactaACTGCATTATTTTCTCTTTGTATTAGATAAGGGGTCAAAAAGGGGCACGAAAAGGTGggaatcaaaaaatattttaaaatatgtgagATGGAAATCAAATATATGTACTAGTTAGGAAATCTATAAAGTTGTTTTTGTTGTAAATCCAATATTCAGCattgtttttgtattataataacTGCACATGTTTTTTATATGATATGGTAGATTTAATAATCCACttgagtcatttttttttacattaatccGATGCGGTCCATAGTTGTTTTACATTATTGTTGAGGTGAACGGTGTTGCGCATGGGCCAATGATTTAATATTTCTCAAAATTGTTGTtaaggtgagcaatgtggcccatgggatAAAGGTCGACAATCAGTCTCGCTATTATGGTGCACATTTCCACTATCACGATTCGCGGCGCGATCGAAATCGCGGTCTTAACCGTAGAGTATAATTGTTGCAGTAGTAATTGCAAGCAATCTAAAAAGTTTTTGATTGTCAAAAAATTGTTGCTTGAATTGTGAGCAACCTTCCATCTTGATCGTGAAATGAATCGCCATCATACCATGCCCCATCGTAGCAGAGCATATCGGTTTTTGATAAACGTATCTTAACGTAATATATGAACGTATCTGCACGGACACAAGGCTTTAGCGTAACAAGTTGGGGTCTCGTGATGATCGGATCTGATCGAGATCCAATCGGGAATTCTATCTGGACAATCTCATCAGATCGCATTTTATCGTATCTAATCGAACAACGAGACCGAGCCAGATCGCATCACCTAAAGTATATTCTAGTATGTGTATGTCGTGATCTTACATTGTACCCTATCAAAGCACGTATCGACTCGCATCACCAAGTACCTAACGCTAAAATTATAGAGAGGTTTCTTGATCAGTTACGATTTCTCATTCGTAGTGACTGTAGCAGATATCGCACGATGGAGGGAACCTAAAATTAGATAgtgaatttaaaattgttgaatcATATTGATTGTAAGCATTGAGTACAGTCAAGTTCATCGGTTAAgctttttcaaatattacagaagttaaaataattcatttccgatgtttttataaaatgtctTAAAACAGACAAGAATGGAGGGTTCATAAATGTTCAGAAGTAAATGGTTAAGATACCGCATTATTACACTAACAGTAAATCCTTCAACATCATCAGAAATGTATTCTACATCATATTGGCATGCACATTTTTGGGTTGTGTTCCATCTGTCTGAAGACTCTCATCCGAATAACTAATTCCCTAGTCCCCCACTAAGACTcaatttgaatgattgaccGCGGATAAATTATCCAGCTGAATCCAGTTTTGGCCAGAACGAAGTAGATAGAATTTAACCAATATTCTATATACCAGATGTGCTACAGATATATCGATCATGAAACTGATaaatatcgattttttttaatcacaaaaatCAATTGATCGTACCTTATATCGATCGTTTGCTTTAAGTGCATAATTTAAAACGTTTTTCCTTTTCTATAAcatcatgaatttttttttcgcgccattttataaattaattcaaaattatatatttaaataactaAAAGTCGCTTTGGTCACGGGTATCAATTTTACCCCTCCCCCTTTCAAACCAAAATTATTACCGctcttataattatatttttagaagggattttaaaatgataaaacagaATAGCAATGGTCGAATATATTTCGATAATTACAAGAATAAAAACATCGATATAAAAAGGACTAAAGAATAGAATACGtatacaaaaatcaataaaatgttcaatgtaattaaatatttacgtGCACACCTATATAGTAGGTACGGTACATGTAGTACATAATTGGTATTTGAATAGTCAGCCACAAACCATTTAAACTAAACGTCATCAAATTATGACTAATCAAAGCGTCTGTTTGTGTCGTCACACCTGAGTGACTCCACACAGGTATTCCCAGGTATAAACTTTACACAAAAAGTAACTGATACCAATCTAGCaccaaaaaaaaggggctgTCCTTGCCAATAAAGAAACAGGAAATGTTGCGCCACGGACGGAATGGGGAATGAAATTTACACCTGAATGTACTGAAGTTTTGGTACACCTGTAGTTTAGGGATGTATTAAACGAGGATCTCCTGAGGACTAAGATTAACAATGCCGGGATTACAGCGAAAGGTATGTGAAACTTGTACCACTAATCGAGGGAATATTGAAATCGGCTTCCGCATTGATCAGCTGTTCCTATagtgttgtatatttttctgttaCATAAGTGCCTTCCATACGAAATAATTCATAACTTTGTGGGTTCTCAGTCTTGAATTAGAAAGCTATGGTTTTAAATAGCTTCATTAGTTCAATGGAAAAGGTTTGAATAAATAATCGATGGATTGGTTTTTGTGTCTCGATGATAGAGGTCTAACAAAGCCGTCACGCTCTGATTAACACATGTACCCGTAATGACAGTGGGACTTTTATTTAAACCCGTTGTATACTTACACTACACGTatgtaatttttacaattttttttataagattcaCAAGAGATatctttttttgataattttagaaaatatcgTCAAATGATGACTTCCTACGTTCAATTGAAAAACAATTCCAAAAAGTACCCAAAATGGCCCTAACACCATAGACACATTAAATTCCCTTTGATCTGTTACGCATGAACATGTGGTCGTAAATGTGAAAGTGGAAATATTTGAGAAATTTTGTCAAACAAAATTTACTTTGAAGCATGACCAGTGACAAtgtaaaaagtacatgtattaatcaaaaattgaaataagttCTATTACTTCATTAGACAGTTTTACCTACACTTATGGggataaaaatcaaattgttaGGTAAATGGCCAAAGATTCATTAGAGTTGTactttgtttaagaaaaaaaaagtacatgtatttaagaaaaatccaaatCCTCACagtaaattattaatttctttaattatacatgtatcttttataGGACAATGCTGTGATTAGTGTCATTATAATGGAAATAAAATTCATGTATTACACCAGGAATCTTAAAAGagatttcacaaaaaattgaattttacatgAACGTTATAACAGCAAGTAAAATTCACGATTTATCAAGATTATTATGAGCCCCTCCctccccctccaaaaaaaacacaaagagagagagagagagagaaagagagagagaagagagagagagagaagagagagagagagagagaacttcgCTTTGCGATAAACAAAACATGAGTTGATTTTCATAGTGATGTCGATAAATTACAGACTGATTGTCATGTTATGGGATATTTGAGTATTACTGTCAACACTTATTCTATATACTGTACCTTGCTTTATAAAAACCGATTACAGTTGATTTTGTCTCCTGAATAAATTTACTGTCCGGCATTTTTGTTTGTATCTGAGTATTAGTACATGTGTACTTGATCAGCTGATTTTATTTCCTCATTACCAGGAGAAATGGGAGTCCAGCATGTCGGACATCACAGGGGACACGGCCAGTGTGTCGGTACCCCCCGACCTCCTGACCAACAACATCGACCCGGGGGTCTACAGGAAGGGCCCCAGGGCCTCCAACGGCGCTTCACAGGTAAGATGGTGGTATAGTGAAGGAAATAACTACATTTGATAtccattaaattttctttttctgtctCTTTGGAAGGGGGTAGGAGAAGAGGATAGGAGTGTAGGGTTGGGAATTAGTAGGGAGATTGAATTTCAAGTGCGTGATGTATCATGATGATACATATGTAATGTTTGCATTACATGTAAAGTTTGTAATGAGGCTGCTGCATGGAAACCTTTTGGTAATTTTGATTAAGTATATTTGCATGtattacgtacatgtataaagcaaTTTAACAAGATATTGACCCAAACAAATCATAAATCATGTACAATACACATTTATTACGaaagatattataaaaaaaaactcttccAATAATATCAGAAGTCCcaaaaattaatactttttgattaatatttcaataaCGCGTGTCCATACATCCTATCGATGTAAATGGTGCATTTATTTATAGGTCACAATAGCAACGGAGGAAACTGAAGACAGTCGGAAACAAATTTATGGGAAAGATGAAAACGAGGAGCGTGGAAACTGGACAGGAAGGTTTGACTTCCTGCTTTCGTTGCTAGGATACGCTGTCGGCCTTGGCAACGTTTGGAGGTTTCCGTATTTATGTTACCGTAATGGGGGAGGGGCTTTCCTGATCCCCTTTATTCTGATGATGATATTAGTTGGCGTACCTCTGTTCTTTATGGAGGCTGCTTTAGGACAGTTCTGTAGCAGTGGTCCCATGACGTGTTGGAGATTCGCGCCTTTATTCAAAGGTAATAAAGGTCAAATATAGCACAAAAtactaaaaattataaatgacatcaaattattgtgtacaaagaaaaacattttttacaatcAAAATGCGAAGTTTACCACAAAATCTCAATCATTGtccaaaattaataaaaatgttttgttcacAAAATACCCAAACTTTAAGAAAACACACACTTTAATTGGATATCAACAACAATCATACTAAGTAATATTTCTATACTTTGGATTGATGGATTGATTGTTGGATTCTCGCCAGTTTTGGTTGTTTAATTACGTCTTCATTTGTAAATAAAGAAGGATATGTAGATCCAACGGTCATTTGAATACCTATGGCTCGATTCGGATTTTCGCTAgacaaaaaaaagtaaatgtgTATACATGATCATGATTAGGTACAATGTATATGTTCTAGTAAATAGCCATTTAAGCTAAATTAGATAGAAAAGAGTGGAACAGATTTTGGAACTTACTTGATTCTGATTGTAGGTGTGGGGATAGCTATGGTGGCCGTGTCTGCCCTGACGTCACTGTATTACAACATGATCCTGGCCTGGTCCTACTATTACTTCTTCGCTTCCTTCACCAGCGACCTACCGTGGGTCTCGTGTGACAACTCATGGAACACCAGGGgtaacaatctctctctctctctctctctctctctctctgttcttTATAAAATAGAGCTCAATTTCCTACAGAATGTATTTTGACCTTCATTTGTTGTTATTCTGTACCAGATGGACTGACGTTCGTCCGCTGTATTTtgttattatattgtttttagcGGTAAATGTCTATAAATTGTAACAGATGTTCAAATTCTCGTTTTATTTTTGTGCATTACCAAGTATTTATGATTCAGACTTTGTAATGCCTTATGGGGTTACGATCTGCGGGGGCGTGTGACTGCGGATGGAGAAGTAGAAAATGATAATGGTTTAGTAGACTCCGGCGGTACAATTCCCAGGATATTGGCGCCATTATTGTTCTTTTATCACAGACTGTAGTTAacatgctgttttaaaaaacgtgaaaaacgGCATCTAAAACGACTTCTGTACTcagtattttcaaaatatattttataccaaacgtagaccaatccacacatcacaaaagttatgtcccctGGCCGCCATCTTTGAGGAAAAACCCATAGATTtttcacagtagcctttgtcgTTTAAAGGTTTATAACTTCCCCATATGACATTAAAAATCCGTTTCCATTCTGTATTTTGATTGCCCAAAGATGGGGTAACACACATATCGAAGGAATAAATcaaattccaaaagatttcaTCCAGCCACAGGACGCCCAAATACTTGGTTTCCCTTTaatttgcggggtcaacccaaaggtcaaaagggaaaaaccaACTTTTTCCTCCCTTATgcaaacaacttttgcaaagtttgGATTGGACTATTCCTTGGAATGCTTACAAGCAAAACCATCAAAACCACAAAAGTGCATGAAATTGTTCTTTCCTTCGTACAGACTGCAGTACAATGCTACCACTGACAGACTGCGCAGACTCAGTTGGACAGAAGTACGACAACGGCACGTGTTTGAATGGCGACACGTTTGTCGGACTCTGGGATGTGAAAAAGTTCACCAGCGCAACCGGACGAAAACGGAAACTAGCATCGGAAGAGTATTGGGAGTAAGACAATGATATAAGATACCCAACTTTTATTCGTTTCTATAtcgaaataaaaataacaatgtgtTCATTTTTTACAGTACCACTTAATGATAgctattttttgtaagcatagtgaaattaaaaaaataattaacgtCACCACATGCTAGTAGCTGTAGCCAAGCATGCATGagttatatgaatttttttactttgactGTACCTGTCTTTAAGggatttatactttaaaatctttttaatgacttttttattttcaaaggaAGATCGCACTGGATCAGAGTTCCGGAATCGAGGACTTCGGACAACCGAAGTGGGATTTGGTTTTGTGCCTTATGCTCGCGTGGATCGTCTGCTTCTTGTGTCTCATCAAAGGCATCAAATCTACTGGCAAGGTAACAGCGGTTTTAGAATTACTCAGTATCATATATAAAACCTTGACGATGTCCGATCCTAAAAAAATGTGCGATAAATTTTTGTTCATATAATAGACTGGTGTTATTTTTGTTGGAAAATATGTAGAAATtctactttaatttttattacaatgagtaaatgttacattaaaagtttaaaatttatcaatttaaacttaactataacagtttaaactgttatagttaagtttaaattgataaattttaaacttttaacattaaaagtttaaaatttatcaatttaaacttaactataacagtttaaactgttatagttaagtttaaattgataaattttaaacttttaatgtaacataaaTACCATTGACTTGGCATAGTTGTAGCACGTGTCCgtcaaaaaaaatcatttgaaaaatgtgGGTTGGACCCTCCAATTCCCTTTATCAAactccaattatgaaaattatgaagCACAGCAATGataacatcttcgctagccaagggtttttcGGTCCACTCCGCTTCCTATAATATCATTTCAGCTCGTATAAAATTTCACTGCTTAATTTTCCATACGTTATAAATGCAATCtctttttcaggttgtgtattTCACTGCAGTATTCCCATATGTTGTCCTCCTCATCTTATTCTTCAACGGAATATTTCTCAGTAACGCGGGGGAGGGAATATATTTCTACATAGTCCCAGACTTCTCTAGACTTCTGGATGCAGGGGTAGGTGACAAtgtcaatcatttaaataagcatgatcaattttttattttaataatgctTCTTCgcagaaaattattaaaattgtttcaaagTTAACCAAATTGATATTGATTTTGGTTGCGGGAAATATTTCTGAAAGTTCTTGTATAACTAGTTACTGTGAGTCCAGGATTGAGCGATGATTTAATGAGAAAATGTTATTATTACCTCTAAcaagtatttttctttttacaccATACAGGTTTGGAAGGACGCGGCCGTCCAGATTTTCTTCTCGATGTCCATCGCTGGGGGAGGACTGGTCACCCTCTCCAGTTACAACCGTTTCCATAACAACATATTGCTGTAAGGCATCGGATTATTTATAACATGTCACATGTATTTCCGTGAAATATAACGTTTCCTATACAAACAGATGAATCAATGGCCTTTTCCTTGCATTTCCTCttgataaattaattatatatataattaaatgctaactttttatttttgtttcggAGTTTGTCCTGGTTGTCTTGGatacaacatgaaataaattCGATCCTTTTCTTATATTAGCTATAATTATGTAAAGAggcattatttttatttctttgcctGTCAATTCTGAAAACTCTTTTATTCcattaatttgatttcattgatgatGTCACAGGGATTCTATCATCGTCAGTATTGGGGACACGGTTACCTGTATTTTTGCCGGGTTCGTCATCTTTTCATATCTGGGTCACATGGCCGGTGAACTCAACGTCAAAGTGGAGGACGTAGCCCAAAGCGGTGAGCAACTTTTCAATCAAATCTAATATTTTTGCATccatgatttttaaatcttctttcaaactgatttaattgatattttatgtttgataaAGTAAGtgataatgttatttttttctaaaaaaaattagcatcATTTTAATTgccattcctgaaaattttatacaaaTGATATTTGCCACAAATCAATATTACTCATTTTTTGTCTCGTCCCTCTCCCCAGGCGCCGGTCTTGCGTTCGTGGTGTACCCCACGGCAGTGGCCAGCCTTCCCGCCTCACCCTTCTGGTCCGCCCTCTTCTTCTTCATGCTCATCACACTCGGACTAGACAGCCAGGTACAGTGTACATGCACAGAACACcatgtttatcttttacaaAGCTAGCAGATTATGAATGCAATACTTgtgtatattaatattaataaataaaaataataaatgaatttaataaatattaataattgtgtattgtatgtattatcattaggagaggaacacgtaagttgtaagaacttgtttccaatccTCTTGTGTAATTACACagtaaaatatgttcaaatcaaatcaaatcaatgcAATACTAAAAGAAGTTTGACTAGCTCTGgttttgacaaaattatttGCTCAGCTCTATAAACTTATGGTTTCCTTTACTTtccattctttttctttcttttttttttttttgttcaaataattaacttTTGATTGTACCTGTAGTTTGCCATGTTGGAGACGGTCCTGACGGGGGTCATGGACCAGTACCCCACCCTGAGGCCCCACAAAACCCTCGTCATCCTAGCCATCTCCATTGTCTTCTTCATCATCGGTCTTCCTCTTTGTGCTCCGGTAGGTAGAAATGCAAACAACCAGAATAACACGGGGGAAATTAGGGATTGCAAAAAGTTGAAAGATGTATATTTCGATAGAATATGAAGTGTGCAAAATTCTTCATTTTTATGGACCAAATATGCGTTTTATATAAGTCTGTATACAAGTACAGCATAGTGGGTTGAGAGGTTGGTTGTTGTGGGTACAAGATAAAATTTCACGAAATCCATCAATTTAATAATTGTCCAAGTTTATCTTAACAAAGGGATTTTAGATTAAGAACCAGTCCTTATTTTTGTGGTAATATATGACGTTCTTTTTCATCTATTGATAACTTAAgcggttttttttctttgccttGTTTGTTAGGGAGGCGTGTACCTGGTCCAGATACTGGACAACTATGTGGGGGGATGGACCCTCCTTATCATAGGATTCGCCGAGGTCACGTGTATATCATATGTGTATGGTAGGTGTATACCGCACACGTGTATTCTACATCAATAGAAAGCATGTAAggacatgtaaataaatataatgtgTTTGTTAATGAATATACGTACTATTTACTGTATCTTTTTAGGTGTAAATAGATTTATCAGAGATATAGAGATCATGTTAGGAAAGAAGATGATTATTTGGTGGAAAATATGTTGGATGGTGATTAGTCCTATAGCAATATTGGTAAGTACAGTAAGACCCACAGTACTAGTATGATATGATAATAACCTAATGTTCAACGCTAGATAATTCCAACATCTTATGAACATGTGGTGACCAGGTCAATCTTCGTCCATACCATAACTGACTTGCTTAAAATTCCCTTCCTACTTGAAATATAGTGTCTTTAAATTACTAAGTAAACGTATGTACAGTTTTCATATCTATATAGAATATGTACCATTAATGAAGTGgtaaattatgaatttcaaaacTGTAGTggtaaatatataatgtattgaTTGTAGTTGATATTTATTGCGACGTTTGTGGAATACGAGGCCTCCACATACGGGGACTACACGTTTCCGGCCTGGGCAGACGCCCTTGGGTGGATCATGGCGGTCGCCATCATTTTGGCCATCCCTATCACCATGCTGTACCAAGTCAACAAAGAAGATGAAGTCACATCTTTCTGGGGCGTAAGTCTAACCCCTATTTTAGTACTGTTTAGGGTTTTGGGGTATTTTTTGGCTAATCATGTAGCAGCAGGGGAAGGTGCAAGGGGGTCCTGACCCCTCCACTTTTTAAAAGAATCATcttttttatattcatgtaGAGAAAAAAAGCATACGTATATAAACCAAATGGCCCTTTGCTTTTTGTCTGACACCTTTACTCTGGAAAACGATGCTATGTGCTTGGAAGATACacgaaaccaaaaaaaaaaaattaaataaagataccttttttttttataatagaaaATCAAGCTCCAGTGCATTCCGTCCCGGGAGTGGGGCCCGGCCCTGGTCCGTCACAGAGAGCTAGTGGATTACGTGGATGGGTTCGTGCAGGATCCCTGGGCCGAAAAGGGCGCGTTCGTTAACTACGCCTACAAGTCAGATAGCGAGTTGCGGGTAAGTCGTACATATATTTTGTGCATGAGTTCTGACTTTGATACCtttgataaattcatttttttcaattaacagaattcttttttatttaacgtGCAAAATGATAAATCAAATTTACGAAGGCATTTCAATTATCATTTTCTGTTTTTCTGATCAGACCGGAAGTCTTCGGTCTCTGGAAGCCAGTCGGCTCTCTGCCAGAATGAAGAAATCCTTTGCATCGTCCAATGGTTCTACAAGAACCGGAATATCATATGAAACTCACGTTTGATACATACAATGAAATAGGCAATGAATTACAAATTTAATAGAGGGCGAAGACTCGCGCAGTCGACAACACAAATGTACTTGCAGACGAgaattatcattttgttttcatcGTCTGTGATAttgttaacaaattattttattgtgaaTCATTCATCATTGTCTAAAATCTACTAGACAGCATTTATACTGGATGAATACTCTTTGGACTGTATGGTTCAGGCGTGGAGTGGTAATCTCTCAATGTATGCGGAAGTATAAAGGACCAAACATGATACAAATATACCGGTAGTATGCATACAAtcagtgtgacatttcagtattttattttcattgacattttttataataatatgcaGTATGACAAAGAGCactgatattttatattttgtatgtttataAAATCGTGGGAAGTTGGTATTGTCTATTGAACTCGACAAGTCAACTGGCTTGGAGAATCTCGTTTTTTCATGAATACGCCAACTGATAGTTTCACCTGCAATGTACACACAACTTTTGGACTTTAATGTCCAGTGCTTACTTGGATTTcttatttctatttttctcttatccaaaatatttttgaaagtgttttttttcatgtacggaagtattttgttttatgcataacattttaaaagtttacacTTGCTTTTAGCTGTATTTTGGAATGTTTTTTATTACTATTCTAGAGATCTTTACCTGGACTTACATTGtaattatacatgcatgtgaTAATCTACAAgacacaataaaaatatgatgtaaaaaCAATACTGAATGTTCATTTGATACTACTATGATGTGTGTTTTAATATAGTTCAAGATAAATCTCCTAGatacttttttatacatacaATTTTCACTATAATGACAATTCTATACCATATTTTACAATTAGcaaattattacaaatatt
This genomic window from Crassostrea angulata isolate pt1a10 chromosome 8, ASM2561291v2, whole genome shotgun sequence contains:
- the LOC128159611 gene encoding sodium- and chloride-dependent neutral and basic amino acid transporter B(0+)-like, with translation MPGLQRKEKWESSMSDITGDTASVSVPPDLLTNNIDPGVYRKGPRASNGASQVTIATEETEDSRKQIYGKDENEERGNWTGRFDFLLSLLGYAVGLGNVWRFPYLCYRNGGGAFLIPFILMMILVGVPLFFMEAALGQFCSSGPMTCWRFAPLFKGVGIAMVAVSALTSLYYNMILAWSYYYFFASFTSDLPWVSCDNSWNTRDCSTMLPLTDCADSVGQKYDNGTCLNGDTFVGLWDVKKFTSATGRKRKLASEEYWEKIALDQSSGIEDFGQPKWDLVLCLMLAWIVCFLCLIKGIKSTGKVVYFTAVFPYVVLLILFFNGIFLSNAGEGIYFYIVPDFSRLLDAGVWKDAAVQIFFSMSIAGGGLVTLSSYNRFHNNILLDSIIVSIGDTVTCIFAGFVIFSYLGHMAGELNVKVEDVAQSGAGLAFVVYPTAVASLPASPFWSALFFFMLITLGLDSQFAMLETVLTGVMDQYPTLRPHKTLVILAISIVFFIIGLPLCAPGGVYLVQILDNYVGGWTLLIIGFAEVTCISYVYGVNRFIRDIEIMLGKKMIIWWKICWMVISPIAILLIFIATFVEYEASTYGDYTFPAWADALGWIMAVAIILAIPITMLYQVNKEDEVTSFWGKIKLQCIPSREWGPALVRHRELVDYVDGFVQDPWAEKGAFVNYAYKSDSELRTGSLRSLEASRLSARMKKSFASSNGSTRTGISYETHV